One Streptomyces lincolnensis genomic region harbors:
- a CDS encoding YybH family protein: MSVDKDKIGKTVLELEKSFNERWSAGDNRGYLDNYAEEISYFDPVLKELLVGRDAVVAHIESLYSNPHIVRSDYLNPDVIVGDSGDFALLAYNLDTYVLDDNGDERQLRAWNATEAYRLIDGEWRIVHSHWAFAQTATEATAS; this comes from the coding sequence ATGAGCGTCGACAAGGACAAGATCGGCAAGACCGTTCTGGAGCTGGAGAAGTCCTTCAACGAGCGGTGGAGCGCCGGCGACAACCGCGGCTACCTCGACAACTACGCCGAGGAGATCAGCTACTTCGATCCGGTTCTGAAGGAACTGCTCGTGGGCCGTGACGCGGTCGTCGCGCACATCGAGTCGCTCTACTCGAACCCGCACATCGTGCGGAGCGACTACCTCAACCCCGACGTGATCGTCGGCGACAGCGGTGACTTCGCGCTCCTGGCCTACAACCTCGACACGTACGTGCTCGACGACAACGGCGACGAGCGGCAGCTCCGCGCGTGGAACGCCACCGAGGCCTACCGCCTGATCGACGGCGAGTGGCGCATCGTGCACTCCCACTGGGCGTTCGCCCAG
- a CDS encoding LacI family DNA-binding transcriptional regulator, translating into MRHRNGGHKRPRLEDVAARVGVSTASVSLVLRGVPGPSERTRQRVLKAAAELGYQVDRTASTLASRRSRLLGVMVDIRSPFHAELVEHLHTAAEEVGYDLVLSTLTRTRDEQTAVETLLAFRSEALILLGPTSSADMLTTLDNKTPVIAVGRRIADAALDVVRTADDDGVGQIVDHLVGLGHREIVHVDGGKGVIATDRRRGYRTAMRRHGLGEHIRILTGDQTEAAGEHAARHLLHDPQPPTAVVAFNDQSAIGVLTALNRAGVAVPDRVSVVGYDDDTLSRLSCFNLTTVSQSAREQARHAVTAAVERLDQDRTEPREVVLTPRLVLRGTTAEPA; encoded by the coding sequence ATGCGTCACCGCAACGGCGGGCACAAGCGTCCGCGGCTGGAGGACGTGGCCGCGCGGGTGGGTGTGTCCACGGCGTCGGTGTCCCTGGTACTGCGCGGCGTCCCCGGCCCCAGCGAGCGGACCCGGCAGCGTGTCCTCAAGGCGGCCGCCGAGCTCGGTTACCAGGTGGACCGCACCGCCAGCACGCTGGCCAGCAGGCGCAGCCGGCTGCTCGGTGTCATGGTCGACATCCGCAGCCCGTTCCATGCCGAACTGGTCGAGCATCTGCACACCGCGGCCGAGGAGGTCGGCTACGACCTCGTCCTGAGCACACTCACCCGCACCCGCGACGAACAGACCGCGGTGGAGACACTGCTGGCCTTCCGCAGCGAGGCACTGATCCTGCTCGGCCCGACCTCATCCGCCGACATGCTCACCACCCTCGACAACAAGACCCCCGTCATCGCCGTCGGGCGCCGCATCGCCGACGCCGCCCTGGACGTCGTACGCACCGCGGACGACGACGGCGTGGGCCAGATCGTCGACCACCTCGTCGGCCTCGGCCACCGCGAGATCGTCCACGTCGACGGCGGCAAGGGGGTCATCGCCACCGACCGGCGCCGCGGCTACCGCACCGCCATGCGCCGCCACGGACTGGGCGAGCACATTCGGATCCTCACCGGAGACCAGACCGAGGCGGCCGGTGAGCACGCCGCCCGCCACCTCCTCCACGACCCCCAACCGCCGACCGCGGTCGTCGCGTTCAACGACCAGTCCGCCATCGGTGTGCTGACCGCCCTGAACCGCGCCGGCGTCGCCGTCCCGGACCGGGTCTCCGTCGTCGGCTACGACGACGACACGCTCTCCCGGCTGAGCTGCTTCAACCTGACGACCGTCAGCCAGAGCGCCCGGGAACAGGCCCGGCACGCGGTGACCGCTGCGGTCGAGCGCCTCGACCAGGACCGCACCGAACCCCGCGAAGTCGTCCTCACCCCACGCCTCGTCCTGCGGGGCACGACGGCCGAACCCGCCTGA
- a CDS encoding sugar ABC transporter substrate-binding protein — protein MALAAALTLAGCSSGSGGKKAEESAGDVSAGKASTPRMTIAMVTHAPSGDTFWDTIRKGAEAAAAKDNVKLIYSNDENAGDQANLVQNAIDQKVDGIAVTLAKPDALKDVVVKAEKAGIPVVGLNAGLGVWKRQGLLSFFGQDESVSGEALGSKLNGTGAKHALCVIQTQGDVNLQERCDGVKKTFSGTTDTLYVNGTDMPSVKSTITAKLKQDSSIDEVVTLGAPIALTATQSVSESGSKAKVATFDLNKALVSAIEEGTIQFAVDQQPFLQGYLAVDSLWLYKTNGNFSGGGQQPVLTGPAFVDKSNVEAVARFAAKGTR, from the coding sequence ATGGCCCTCGCGGCCGCCCTGACCCTCGCCGGCTGTTCCAGCGGCTCGGGCGGGAAGAAGGCCGAGGAGAGCGCCGGCGACGTCTCCGCCGGCAAGGCCTCCACCCCGCGCATGACGATCGCGATGGTCACCCACGCGCCCTCCGGCGACACCTTCTGGGACACCATCCGCAAGGGCGCCGAAGCCGCCGCGGCGAAGGACAACGTCAAGCTGATCTACTCCAACGACGAGAACGCCGGCGACCAGGCCAACCTGGTGCAGAACGCGATCGACCAGAAGGTCGACGGCATCGCCGTCACCCTCGCCAAGCCCGACGCCCTCAAGGACGTGGTCGTCAAGGCCGAGAAGGCCGGCATCCCCGTGGTCGGCCTCAACGCGGGCCTGGGCGTCTGGAAGCGGCAGGGCCTGCTGTCGTTCTTCGGCCAGGACGAGTCGGTCTCCGGCGAGGCGCTCGGCTCCAAGCTCAACGGCACCGGCGCCAAGCACGCCCTGTGCGTGATCCAGACCCAGGGCGACGTCAACCTCCAGGAGCGCTGCGACGGCGTGAAGAAGACCTTCAGCGGCACAACGGACACCCTCTACGTCAACGGCACGGACATGCCGTCGGTGAAGTCGACCATCACCGCCAAGCTGAAGCAGGACTCCTCGATCGACGAGGTGGTCACCCTCGGCGCACCCATCGCGCTGACCGCCACGCAGTCGGTGTCCGAGTCGGGCAGCAAGGCGAAGGTCGCGACCTTCGACCTCAACAAGGCTCTGGTGTCCGCCATCGAGGAGGGCACCATCCAGTTCGCGGTCGACCAGCAGCCCTTCCTGCAGGGCTACCTGGCCGTCGACTCCCTGTGGCTCTACAAGACCAACGGCAACTTCAGCGGCGGCGGCCAGCAGCCGGTGCTGACCGGCCCGGCCTTCGTCGACAAGTCCAACGTCGAGGCCGTCGCCCGGTTCGCCGCCAAGGGAACCCGGTAA
- a CDS encoding sugar phosphate isomerase/epimerase family protein, producing MKIALDPYMIRHVPLLELPSVVAELGYEWIELSPREDFIPFFRHPRVDDATVRKFRKALDAAGVGISSLLPLFRWSGPDEDARQAAVRYWKRSIQIAADLGVDSMISEFNGRPEDPDRSEAQFWKSLDELLPVFEREGVKLALEPHPDDFIENGYDAVNLIRGINNADVTFLYCAPHTFHIGNDAPGIIEYAGDLLTHVHLADALDHTASSGNRYILNPPGTAARIHQHLDMGQGEVDFDELFRELRANGFDGTLTACVFAWEERAKESSVFMRKKIDEYLTA from the coding sequence ATGAAGATCGCCCTCGACCCGTACATGATCCGTCACGTGCCCCTCCTCGAACTGCCGTCCGTGGTCGCCGAGTTGGGATACGAGTGGATCGAGCTGTCCCCTCGGGAGGACTTCATCCCCTTCTTCCGCCACCCGCGCGTGGACGACGCGACGGTGCGCAAGTTCCGCAAGGCACTGGACGCGGCCGGCGTCGGCATCTCCTCACTGCTGCCGCTGTTCCGCTGGTCAGGACCGGACGAGGACGCCCGGCAAGCCGCCGTGCGGTACTGGAAACGCTCGATCCAGATCGCCGCCGATCTCGGCGTGGACAGCATGATCTCGGAGTTCAACGGCCGCCCGGAGGACCCCGACCGCAGTGAGGCGCAGTTCTGGAAGTCGCTGGACGAACTGCTGCCGGTGTTCGAGCGCGAGGGCGTCAAACTGGCGCTGGAGCCGCACCCGGACGACTTCATCGAGAACGGCTATGACGCGGTCAACCTGATCCGGGGCATCAACAACGCCGACGTCACCTTCCTCTACTGTGCCCCGCACACCTTCCACATCGGCAACGACGCCCCCGGCATCATCGAGTACGCGGGCGACCTGCTCACCCACGTCCATCTGGCCGACGCCCTCGACCACACGGCGTCCTCGGGCAACCGCTACATCCTCAACCCGCCCGGCACAGCGGCCCGCATCCACCAGCACCTCGACATGGGGCAGGGCGAGGTGGACTTCGACGAGCTCTTCCGCGAGCTGCGCGCGAACGGCTTCGACGGCACCCTCACCGCCTGCGTGTTCGCCTGGGAAGAACGCGCCAAGGAGTCCTCGGTGTTCATGCGCAAGAAGATCGACGAGTACCTGACCGCCTGA